GACAATATACGATGCAATATCGGGACATCGTTCAACGCAGATTAATAAAAAGAAGCAGATAAAGGAGACATAAGTTTATGGACAAACACGGCATCCTTGAAATGAGCGCCATGCGCTATGAAGCCGACCGTCCCCAAGCAGCCAATCCCATAAAAATTCAAGACGTGAGCTTTCGAGACGGGCACCAATCGCTCTTTGCCACCCGCGGCAGAACCGAAGACATGCTTCGCGTGGCGAAACTCATGGACAGCGTGGGTTTCTACTCCATGGAAGTATGGGGGGGGGCCACATTCGACACCATGCACCGCTACCTCGGCGAAGACCCCTGGGAGCGCATCCGCACTCTGAAAAAGCACATCACCAAGACTCCTTTTTCGATGCTCCTCCGCGGACAAAACCTCGTGGGTTATCAGAATTATGCCGATGACATCGTGGAAGCTTTCGTCCAGTGCAGTTGCGACAACGGCATCGATATCTTCCGCGTTTTCGACGCCCTTAACGATTTTCGTAACTTCATCACCGCCGTCAAGATCATCAAGAAAAACGCCAAACATTTCCAAGGCACGATCTGCTATTCGCTCACCGAACAACGCCTCGGCGGAGAAACTTACAACACGGAGTACTTCCTGCACAAAGCCAAACAGCTCGAAGAGATGGGCGCGGACACGATCTGCATCAAAGATATGGCAGGGCTCGTGGCTCCATACGACGCTTACAATCTTGTCCGGGCGTTGAAAGAAACCGTCAAAATCCCCATTCATCTGCACACTCATTTCACCAGCGGAATGGGCGATTTGGCACTTTTCAAAGCCATCGAAGCGGGCGTTGATATCATCGATACCTGCGTCGGTCCCTATGCCTATCGCACCTCGCATAGTGCCGTGGAGCCTCTCGTTATCTCGCTTTTGGGCACAAACCGTGATACCGGATTTGATATCAAACTGCTGAACAAGATCGGCAAGGAAATGGAAAAAGACATCCCCAAATATCTGGAATTCGCTGATAACACCAAATTTAGCATCATCGATTCCGACGTCATCATCCATCAGACCCCAGGCGGAATGCTTTCCAACCTCGTCAACCAGCTTCGTCAGATGGATGCTTTGGACAAACTGGACGACGTCTTCGCGGAGATCCCCAAGGTTCGTAAAGAACTGGGACAGATACCACTTGTGACGCCCACCAGTCAGATCGTCGGCATCCAGGCAGTCAACAACGCTCTCTTTGATACCAAGGACGGCGAATATGCCCGCATCACCGAACAGGTCAAGGATCTTTGCTATGGTCTGTATGGCAAGACCACTCTGCCCATCGATCCGGAAGTGCAAAAGAAAGCACTGCAGGATTATCCTCGCGGAGAAACGCCTATCACGGTGCGCCCCGGAGACGTGATCGAGCCCGGCATGGAAAAAGTCAAAGCCGAAACCGAAGGCTTGGCTAGGAGCCTCGACGACCAGCTTATCGTGGCAATATATAACCTCACCGGCAAGAAATATCTCAAAATCAAATATGGTATTGATCCGATGCCGGAGGATATGAAAGCCAAAACCATTGAACAGGTCAAAGCTGAAGAAGAGCTTTGCCGCAAAGCAAGAGCTGGCTTACTGATGGAAAAACCCGCCAAGGACACACCCGCGAAACCAGATGATCTGCGTCAGTTCGACGTCTTTATCGATAACGATTATTATCTGGTGGAAGTTTCCGAAAAAGGCGCCCCACCGAG
The Candidatus Cloacimonadaceae bacterium genome window above contains:
- a CDS encoding pyruvate carboxylase subunit B codes for the protein MDKHGILEMSAMRYEADRPQAANPIKIQDVSFRDGHQSLFATRGRTEDMLRVAKLMDSVGFYSMEVWGGATFDTMHRYLGEDPWERIRTLKKHITKTPFSMLLRGQNLVGYQNYADDIVEAFVQCSCDNGIDIFRVFDALNDFRNFITAVKIIKKNAKHFQGTICYSLTEQRLGGETYNTEYFLHKAKQLEEMGADTICIKDMAGLVAPYDAYNLVRALKETVKIPIHLHTHFTSGMGDLALFKAIEAGVDIIDTCVGPYAYRTSHSAVEPLVISLLGTNRDTGFDIKLLNKIGKEMEKDIPKYLEFADNTKFSIIDSDVIIHQTPGGMLSNLVNQLRQMDALDKLDDVFAEIPKVRKELGQIPLVTPTSQIVGIQAVNNALFDTKDGEYARITEQVKDLCYGLYGKTTLPIDPEVQKKALQDYPRGETPITVRPGDVIEPGMEKVKAETEGLARSLDDQLIVAIYNLTGKKYLKIKYGIDPMPEDMKAKTIEQVKAEEELCRKARAGLLMEKPAKDTPAKPDDLRQFDVFIDNDYYLVEVSEKGAPPRVINSTPTPRPAVETPTPIKSALVPEKASPKAAPAIATEGGTPIPAPMPGMFVKYDKKVGDHVEVGQTLLVLEAMKMYNNIPSPIKGTVTATPFSSGDSVGKGDALIVIKKD